Proteins from a genomic interval of Rhodococcoides fascians A25f:
- the cobA gene encoding uroporphyrinogen-III C-methyltransferase, with product MNATDSPYLVGLNLDGRRVVVVGGGTVAQRRLPLLISSGAVVHVITREATPAVEAMATAGQVTLELRDYREGDLADAWYAIACTDEADTNVAIVAEATASKIFCVRADIAKDGTAVTPASAEWDGLTLGVLAGGEHRRSAAVRNAVIEALQSGVVADSAHAPMTGVALVGGGPGDPDLITVRGRRLLAYADVVVADRLAPPELLAELGPHVEVIDASKIPYGRAMAQEAINQALIDGAKAGKFVVRLKGGDPYVFGRGYEELEALAAEGIPVTVVPGITSAISVPSSAGIPVTHRAVTHEFVVVSGHVAPDHPDSLVDWDALAKLKGTIVLLMAVERIGKFADVLVAGGRPSDTPVIVVQEGTMRTQREVRADLSTVAEAVREAGIRPPAIVVIGTVAGFSVNAGNVNARA from the coding sequence GTGAACGCGACTGACTCTCCCTATCTGGTCGGCCTGAATCTGGACGGTCGACGCGTCGTCGTGGTCGGAGGCGGCACCGTCGCGCAGCGGCGATTGCCGCTGCTCATCTCCTCCGGTGCCGTGGTGCACGTGATCACTCGCGAGGCCACGCCTGCTGTCGAGGCGATGGCGACCGCAGGCCAGGTGACGCTCGAGTTGCGCGACTACCGCGAGGGTGACCTCGCCGACGCCTGGTACGCCATCGCCTGCACGGACGAGGCCGACACCAACGTCGCCATCGTCGCCGAGGCCACCGCGTCCAAGATCTTCTGCGTCCGGGCCGACATCGCCAAGGACGGTACGGCGGTCACTCCGGCCTCGGCCGAGTGGGACGGCTTGACCCTCGGTGTGCTCGCGGGAGGCGAGCATCGGCGTTCCGCGGCAGTGCGCAACGCCGTGATCGAGGCCCTGCAGTCCGGCGTCGTCGCCGACTCGGCCCACGCGCCGATGACCGGCGTCGCGCTGGTCGGTGGAGGCCCGGGCGACCCGGATCTCATCACTGTCCGAGGCCGCAGACTCCTTGCCTACGCCGACGTCGTGGTGGCCGATCGCCTTGCTCCGCCCGAGCTGCTCGCCGAACTGGGTCCGCATGTCGAGGTCATCGACGCCTCGAAAATTCCGTACGGGCGTGCCATGGCGCAGGAAGCGATCAATCAGGCATTGATCGACGGTGCCAAAGCGGGCAAATTCGTCGTTCGGCTCAAGGGCGGCGACCCCTATGTCTTCGGTAGAGGATACGAGGAGCTCGAAGCCCTCGCTGCCGAGGGAATCCCGGTGACCGTCGTGCCCGGCATCACCAGTGCCATCTCGGTGCCCTCGTCTGCGGGCATCCCGGTGACGCATCGCGCCGTCACCCACGAGTTCGTGGTCGTCAGTGGACACGTGGCACCCGATCACCCCGATTCACTGGTCGACTGGGACGCCCTCGCCAAGCTCAAGGGCACGATCGTGCTGCTGATGGCCGTCGAGCGGATCGGGAAGTTCGCCGACGTGCTCGTCGCCGGTGGACGGCCGTCCGACACCCCGGTCATCGTTGTGCAGGAGGGCACCATGCGTACGCAGCGTGAAGTTCGGGCGGACCTGAGCACCGTCGCCGAGGCCGTTCGCGAAGCAGGGATCAGACCTCCTGCCATCGTGGTTATCGGGACCGTTGCCGGTTTCTCCGTGAACGCCGGTAACGTGAACGCTCGTGCCTGA
- a CDS encoding MFS transporter, whose amino-acid sequence MSQTSATEIEYPVTTRAFGMAIIVLSGLQLMVVLDGTVANLALAPLQADLGLSDAGRNWVLTSYALAFGGLMLLGGRLGDAFGRKKMFLAGVVLFTIASLLCGLAVNEATLVAARALQGVGAAVASPTAFALVATTFAPGPVRNQAIAIYAAMTGVGSIAGLIIGGALTEVSWRWIFLINVPIGVVIVVLAVVSLQETVGARLPLDVPGAILATLGCTGVVLALSEGTELGWTSPIVIVSLIAGLLFLGLFLLVERRADNPLLPFSLFRNRDRVATFVAIFFAGGVMFCLAAYVALFVQDILGYSPLHAGLAFVPFAFGLGAAAFLASQLVTRIAPRWLILSGAVIMVGWLMVSVTTMNADSSYFPGLFFPVIGIGFGVGLTVVPLPLCAIAGVSPTEIGPLTAISLVAQTLGGPLALAVIGALVTSRTISLGGISGPATLMNEGQLDALSSGYMFALFCCAVCAVIAGFAALFIRFTPQQVAQAQAAQEVAQKG is encoded by the coding sequence ATGTCCCAGACCTCCGCCACCGAGATCGAATATCCGGTGACGACCCGAGCGTTCGGGATGGCGATCATCGTCCTGAGTGGCCTGCAGCTGATGGTGGTGCTCGACGGCACCGTCGCCAACCTGGCCCTGGCACCCCTGCAGGCCGATCTCGGGCTGTCCGACGCCGGGCGCAACTGGGTGCTGACCTCGTACGCTCTGGCCTTCGGCGGGCTGATGCTCCTCGGCGGCAGACTCGGTGATGCGTTCGGTCGAAAGAAGATGTTCCTGGCCGGCGTGGTGCTGTTCACTATCGCGTCGTTGCTGTGTGGTCTCGCGGTCAACGAAGCCACGCTCGTCGCGGCCAGGGCCCTGCAGGGGGTGGGGGCCGCAGTGGCGTCGCCCACGGCGTTTGCGCTGGTGGCAACCACCTTCGCGCCCGGCCCGGTGCGCAATCAAGCCATTGCGATCTACGCGGCCATGACGGGTGTCGGCTCCATTGCCGGACTCATCATCGGCGGTGCGTTGACCGAGGTGTCCTGGCGCTGGATCTTCCTGATCAATGTGCCGATCGGCGTGGTCATCGTGGTGCTCGCGGTCGTGTCGCTGCAGGAGACGGTGGGCGCAAGATTGCCCCTCGACGTTCCCGGCGCGATTCTGGCCACGCTGGGCTGCACCGGCGTGGTCCTGGCCTTGAGCGAGGGCACCGAACTGGGCTGGACCAGCCCGATCGTCATCGTCTCGCTGATCGCGGGATTGCTCTTCCTCGGATTGTTCCTGCTTGTCGAGCGTCGTGCCGACAATCCGCTGCTGCCGTTCTCGCTGTTCCGCAACCGGGATCGGGTCGCGACGTTCGTGGCCATCTTCTTCGCCGGCGGAGTGATGTTCTGCCTCGCCGCGTACGTGGCCCTGTTCGTCCAGGACATCCTGGGATACAGCCCGCTTCATGCCGGTCTGGCGTTCGTGCCGTTCGCCTTCGGCCTCGGTGCCGCGGCGTTCCTGGCCTCGCAACTGGTGACCCGAATCGCTCCCCGCTGGTTGATTCTGAGCGGTGCCGTCATCATGGTCGGCTGGCTCATGGTGTCGGTCACGACGATGAACGCGGACTCGTCGTATTTCCCCGGACTGTTCTTTCCCGTCATCGGCATCGGCTTCGGTGTCGGCCTGACGGTGGTGCCGCTACCGCTGTGCGCCATCGCCGGGGTCAGCCCCACCGAGATCGGGCCGTTGACGGCGATTTCACTGGTTGCCCAAACTCTCGGTGGCCCGTTGGCCCTGGCCGTCATCGGAGCGCTGGTCACCTCGCGCACCATCTCGCTGGGCGGAATCTCCGGGCCCGCGACACTGATGAACGAGGGCCAACTCGATGCACTGAGCTCGGGCTACATGTTCGCTCTGTTCTGCTGCGCAGTCTGCGCCGTGATAGCCGGCTTCGCGGCCCTCTTCATCCGATTCACCCCGCAGCAGGTCGCCCAGGCGCAGGCAGCTCAGGAAGTCGCCCAGAAAGGCTGA